The following are encoded together in the Culex pipiens pallens isolate TS chromosome 1, TS_CPP_V2, whole genome shotgun sequence genome:
- the LOC120413350 gene encoding uncharacterized protein LOC120413350, which produces MAIKLILVCECVKFYTEAELQTRSFFKQHPELLALKADKGNRTVVLSREVYNEKMKQLLNDDRTYEKVKRDPTSRFEKENNNIVKRLNDLNLLKPKQPERLRTYTAVCPKIYGQPKAHKEGLPLRPVVPCMTSPTYELSKYIGNVIRQSIDSKYNIRNSFEFCRYVNTLTLPNSHILVSFDVVALFTSIPLELVTKSVIKRWNKIKEHTPICLDMFCEIVEFCVNRSYFSFNGEYYIQKFGTAMGNPLSSPIADLVTEELIDHALEAVNFPIPHIKKYVDDMFLSLPADKIDYVKEVFNSQDNNIQFTVEVEQNRRLPFLDMTLVRQEDQTVRTEWYMKPIASGRFLNYHSHHPPHHKLNVAFNFAKRVKMLSTNLDHNTAANIIRKHLLINDYPKSLINRVISRTPQNQLFEEVNNNTVIDNSENDTAMDASTNNTPIFYSLTNIYGLTQKITKTLHKEYPNIQIAIKNTKTVASLLPLVKDKTPIQEQSNVVYAIPCNDCDACYIGITTTKLKTRMSGHKSNVKQLQELKAKGYTNTDAEISWAKEKSALTSHVAAMDHSFGIDSVRIVDRSMKGANLPILESCHIKNTQHTVNKRTDTDNLHAAYAGILNEIKNIYTRKKNQNKINKNNNSRDNTHTNT; this is translated from the coding sequence ATGGCAATAAAACTCATtctagtgtgtgagtgtgttaagTTCTACACGGAAGCCGAACTCCAAACAAGATCGTTTTTCAAACAACACCCCGAACTGCTCGCCCTTAAAGCTGACAAGGGAAACAGAACCGTCGTATTATCAAGGGAGGTGTACAACGAAAAAATGAAACAGCTGTTAAACGACGACCGTACCTACGAGAAGGTGAAAAGAGATCCAACATCAAGGTTTgagaaagaaaacaacaacatcgTAAAACGACTCAACGATCTCAACCTCCTAAAACCGAAACAACCAGAGCGACTACGAACATATACTGCAGTGTGCCCAAAGATCTACGGCCAGCCGAAGGCCCACAAGGAGGGACTCCCATTGAGGCCTGTTGTACCATGTATGACGTCACCAACCTATGAGCTCTCGAAATACATTGGCAACGTAATCCGGCAATCGATAGACAGCAAGTACAACATTCGTAACTCGTTCGAGTTTTGTAGGTACGTAAACACACTCACACTACCAAACAGCCACATACTGGTATCGTTCGACGTCGTAGCGCTGTTCACGTCTATACCACTAGAACTCGTCACGAAGAGCGTTATCAAGCGATGGAACAAGATCAAAGAGCACACACCAATTTGTTTGGACATGTTCTGTGAGATCGTAGAGTTTTGCGTCAACCGTAGCTATTTTTCTTTCAACGGAGAATACTACATCCAAAAGTTTGGAACGGCTATGGGCAACCCGCTATCATCGCCGATTGCTGACCTCGTAACCGAGGAGTTGATTGATCATGCCCTCGAAGCTGTTAACTTTCCAATCCCTCACATCAAAAAGTATGTTGACGACATGTTTCTGTCACTCCCAGCTGATAAAATCGACTACGTGAAAGAAGTTTTCAACAGTCAGGACAACAACATTCAGTTCACGGTCGAAGTTGAGCAAAACCGACGGCTCCCATTCTTAGACATGACTCTGGTTAGGCAAGAAGACCAAACTGTCCGCACAGAATGGTACATGAAGCCGATCGCGTCGGGAAGGTTCCTCAACTACCACTCGCACCACCCCCCACACCACAAGTTGAACGTCGCGTTCAATTTCGCAAAGCGGGTAAAGATGTTGTCAACAAACTTGGATCACAACACCGCTGCAAACATCATCCGCAAGCACCTGCTGATCAACGACTACCCAAAGTCGTTAATAAACCGCGTCATTTCCAGAACACCACAAAATCAGCTGTTTGAGGAGGTAAACAACAACACAGTGATAGACAATAGTGAGAACGATACAGCTATGGACGCAAGTACGAATAACACACCAATATTCTACTCGCTCACCAATATTTATGGTCTCAcccagaaaataacaaaaacacttCACAAGGAATACCCAAACATACAAATAgccatcaaaaacacaaaaacagtaGCTTCCCTCCTACCACTGGTGAAAGACAAAACACCAATACAAGAACAATCCAACGTTGTGTACGCTATACCATGCAACGATTGTGATGCCTGCTATATTGGGATTACAACAACAAAACTGAAAACAAGAATGTCTGGACACAAATCAAATGTAAAACAACTACAAGAACTGAAAGCGAAGGGATACACAAACACAGACGCAGAGATCAGCTGGGCAAAAGAGAAGTCGGCGTTGACGAGTCACGTAGCAGCTATGGACCACTCGTTCGGGATCGACTCCGTACGAATTGTAGATCGGTCAATGAAGGGGGCCAATCTACCGATCCTGGAGAGTTGCCACATTAAAAACACACAACATACTGTCAACAAGCGGACAGACACGGATAATCTGCATGCTGCATATGCCGGGATTTTGAACGAGATTAAGAACATATACACAAGgaagaaaaaccaaaacaaaataaataaaaacaataacagTAGGGACAACACACACACTAACACATAA